A genomic region of Anopheles coustani chromosome 3, idAnoCousDA_361_x.2, whole genome shotgun sequence contains the following coding sequences:
- the LOC131266270 gene encoding NACHT and WD repeat domain-containing protein 2, which yields MDDRTIDTIFAGSMENLPPVSSKIVRIFTSSTFTDTTMERNNLMAKCYPRIKDYCREKHGLEFQVVDMRWGVRDEATDDHMTTELCMREIQNCQRLSMGPNFVVFLGQKYGYRPIPTYILSSELQLIRDDLASMGVDVTLLDLWYKKDSNAVPPISILQPISSILINFNNKRVPKLQAEDQAVWWDTLTKMQKLFRKGAASLFAQGKLDKDQTHNYFMSVTEREVINGVLNVKNTKNHCLAYIRYINNINLQNLKKASLYVDILNRSLDTEACKLLADLRDVRVPNRIEASNIQKYTIEWIGREGLDVDTHEEYLNHFITHFYKNIVKLVDRAMRKEDSSAQGQIVTEILQHLHACNNSVKVFYGREEQLERIERYMLGTSDKPIVLYGEGGCGKTSLLAKSAALTTNDWFAKVRPICIIRFLGTTPDSSALTPTLISICQQISYNFMLPFDQIPDDLVPLTAHFKQLLTYANQQQPLILFLDSVDQLTGAQDSNKVSWLPTRLPPYCKIIVSCAAEETNPVVSQEYHILRRMIDVEENFIEVTALGEELAMNVIKMWMRTACRDLTNYQWRLVANAIGKCSLPIFVKLVFAEICRWRSYTRPQDTHLASTVMDSIMMLFERIEKQHGRILVFHALAYITAAKSGLSESELEDLISLDDRVLDDVYQYHLPPVRRIPPLLWTRIRNDLPNYLSEREADGVNVMNWYHRQFRDTAKERYFKNMNMAIYFHSMIADYYLGIWGGRPKPFKYTEIQRHRFGLTDKEGIADRKVPVQPLVFTNKEGKVTRYNLRKFGELPFHLVRSRRFTDLYENVLFNYDWLHAKLSSCPLQAVLADFEDASMNIDDKEARRELMLVADALRLGGAILGIYPNMLAAQLIGRLLPEIGGNPNIKMLLEACDKSGPKDSALIPLNHCLHTPGGPLKYSLEGHQFAVFGFCLTSDYRYMVSISTRFITWDLSTSDLTRDVNPGIEGIMQQLVLSPDNKWAAAYTNNSQSVLLNMLSSEFNIIENPFEATEPITGLYLLNKNLFLHTHQKYAEYDMRGNLQRQEQLQNVGEGWELLYMEFTSFENFYAILWSGAINDTRLMLLTQRETVAGGVPPVTLHSALTMKKDRSTMYSCAQDGLYQVSEFVFESTEDEAAGTTTACWKHVRDLPRYENDEKEMLLQLKLDQNDRFLLASTANGFVVWDFATEQDEEPISSEAIYLALPHGVRNISTKMTQSNSVMISSKVDYAVAGVRKNLYVWSVTSRALLKVLDAHFGRIIQLEALTIGAWNSVITSSIDRSVKIWNINNIFEQVHVIDRHELQIDSISLSENGELAVTVTRGCVGVWEIRTGRLLSKLADSPLGAIVTHAEITPNGRYIVSSETGKILVWNRVTEQVLARDTQPGIQQINFLEHGDKYLTVSCPQAASGTSAGAGGGGAGVDDHGIQAHAIVRSLPDGAIVFSYDYPVRLVPGLPFRCAVISADGQHILCASTDKNGKDAIAVFGGANGTFLHKISLRTCNIKEIVSLLPLPHKPTQVAVLTNEKGSIMDIKTKKHVRSIPKWSGTCTTDGKFGLYAPSRGGLELLELKKGSTVKTFIPKVAEGVFTVICMFTSNDEYVLYYHSGRKTLRVFRTNDAEMIANYRMQAELTAIRSTSDGRSLVLGTVDGCISVLAIADPKKEEMQQFLKDLPSRDANWKKKLAKQKASARFKAAMRLASISTRFGTPIDDDDDEEDDEAAQNAAGTGSKVTPSEGTPEPAAADGEQK from the exons ATGGATGACCGCACGATTGACACCATTTTCGCCGGCTCGATGGAGAACCTGCCGCCGGTTAGCTCGAAAATTGTGCGCATCTTCACCAGCTCGACGTTCACAG ATACGACGATGGAACGAAACAATCTAATGGCCAAGTGTTACCCGCGGATTAAGGATTACTGTCGGGAGAAGCATGGACTGGAATTTCAG GTGGTGGACATGCGATGGGGTGTCCGAGACGAGGCCACCGACGATCACATGACTACCGAGCTGTGCATGCGCGAGATCCAGAACTGTCAGCGACTTTCGATGGGTCCAAACTTTGTCGTATTCCTCGGACAGAAGTATGGCTACCGTCCTATCCCGACCTACATCCTGTCCTCCGAGCTCCAGCTAATCCGTGACGATCTGGCCTCGATGGGAGTGGACGTCACGCTTCTCGATCTGTGGTACAAAAAGGACAGCAATGCTGTGCCACCAATTTCGATCCTCCAACCGATCTCCTCTATACTGATCAACTTTAATAACAAG CGAGTTCCTAAACTTCAAGCCGAAGATCAAGCCGTATGGTGGGATACGCTGACAAAGATGCAGAAGCTGTTCCGCAAAGGAGCAGCCTCACTGTTTGCCCAAGGCAAATTGGACAAGGACCAGACGCACAACTACTTCATGTCCG TCACGGAGCGTGAAGTCATCAATGGAGTTTTGAACGTCAAAAACACGAAGAACCACTGCTTGGCATACATCCGGtacatcaacaacatcaattTGCAGAATCTGAAGAAGGCATCGCTGTACGTGGACATCCTAAATCGCAGTCTTGATACGGAAGCGTGTAAACTGCTGGCAGACTTGCGTGATGTTCGCGTTCCGAATCGCATTGAGGCATCCAACATCCAGAAGTACACCATCGAGTGGATCGGACGCGAAGGTCTGGATGTGGACACGCACGAGGAGTATCTGAACCACTTCATCACGCATTTCTACAAGAACATCGTGAAGCTGGTCGACCGGGCGATGCGCAAGGAGGACTCCAGCGCCCAGGGTCAGATCGTGACGGAGATCCTGCAGCACCTGCACGCCTGCAACAACTCGGTGAAGGTGTTTTATGGGCGCGAGGAGCAGCTGGAACGCATCGAACGCTACATGCTCGGCACGAGCGATAAACCGATCGTACTGTATGGCGAGGGTGGCTGCGGTAAGACGTCCCTACTGGCGAAGAGTGCCGCCCTCACGACGAACGATTGGTTCGCCAAGGTGCGCCCAATCTGTATCATCCGGTTCCTTGGCACCACGCCCGACTCGAGCGCCCTCACGCCGACGCTCATCTCGATCTGTCAGCAGATCTCGTACAACTTCATGCTCCCGTTCGATCAGATCCCGGACGATCTCGTACCGTTGACGGCACACTTCAAGCAGCTGCTAACGTACGCGAACCAGCAGCAACCCTTGATCCTATTTCTCGATTCGGTCGACCAGCTGACCGGGGCCCAGGACTCTAACAAGGTCTCCTGGCTGCCAACCCGGCTGCCACCGTACTGCAAG ATCATCGTCTCGTGCGCCGCCGAGGAAACGAATCCCGTCGTGTCGCAGGAGTACCACATCCTCCGGCGCATGATCGACGTGGAGGAGAACTTCATCGAGGTGACCGCACTCGGCGAGGAACTGGCGATGAATGTGATCAAGATGTGGATGCGTACGGCCTGCCGCGATCTCACCAACTACCAATGGCGCCTGGTGGCGAACGCAATTGGCAAGTGTTCGCTGCCGATCTTCGTGAAGTTGGTCTTTGCGGAAATCTGTCGCTGGCGTAGCTACACCCGGCCCCAGGACACTCACCTGGCATCGACCGTAATGGACAGCATCATGATGCTGTTCGAGCGCATCGAAAAGCAGCACGGTCGGATACTGGTGTTTCACGCACTGGCCTACATCACGGCTGCCAAGTCGGGCCTGTCCGAGAGCGAGCTCGAGGATCTGATCTCGTTGGACGATCGCGTGCTGGACGACGTCTACCAGTACCATCTGCCGCCGGTGCGGCGCATTCCCCCGTTGCTGTGGACGCGTATCCGGAACGATCTGCCGAACTACCTGAGCGAGCGCGAGGCGGACGGCGTGAACGTGATGAACTGGTACCATCGGCAGTTCCGCGACACGGCGAAGGAGCGCTACTTCAAGAACATGAACATGGCCATCTACTTCCACTCGATGATCGCCGACTACTACCTGGGCATCTGGGGCGGCCGGCCGAAGCCGTTCAAGTACACCGAGATCCAGCGGCACCGGTTCGGGCTGACGGACAAGGAGGGCATCGCCGACCGGAAGGTGCCAGTGCAGCCGCTCGTCTTCACCAACAAGGAGGGCAAGGTGACGCGCTACAATCTGCGCAAGTTCGGCGAGCTACCGTTCCATCTGGTACGCTCCCGGCGCTTCACCGACCTCTACGAGAACGTGCTGTTCAACTACGACTGGCTGCACGCCAAGCTGTCCAGCTGCCCGCTGCAGGCCGTGCTCGCCGACTTCGAGGACGCGTCAATGAACATCGACGACAAGGAGGCGCGGCGCGAGCTAATGCTGGTGGCGGACGCCCTCCGACTCGGCGGTGCCATCCTAGGCATCTATCCGAACATGCTGGCGGCGCAACTCATCGGACGGCTGCTGCCCGAGATCGGCGGTAACCCCAACATCAAGATGCTGCTCGAGGCGTGCGACAAGTCGGGCCCGAAGGACTCCGCCCTCATTCCACTCAACCACTGTCTCCACACACCCGGAGGTCCACTGAAG TACTCCCTAGAAGGACATCAGTTTGCCGTGTTCGGGTTTTGCCTAACGAGCGACTACCGGTACATGGTCTCCATATCGACACGATTCATCACCTGGGACCTGTCGACCTCCGATCTGACGCGCGATGTCAACCCCGGTATCGAGGGTATCATGCAACAGCTTGTTCTCAGTCCAGACAACAAGTG GGCCGCGGCGTACACAAACAACAGCCAGAGCGTCCTCCTCAACATGCTGTCCAGCGAGTTCAACATCATCGAAAACCCGTTCGAGGCGACCGAACCCATCACGGGCCTGTATTTGCTGAACAAGAACTTGTTCCTACACACGCACCAAAAGTACGCCGAGTATGACATGCGCGGGAACCTGCAGCGTCAGGAGCAGCTGCAGAACGTCGGCGAAGGATGGGAACTGCTGT ATATGGAGTTTACGTCGTTTGAAAACTTCTACGCCATCCTGTGGTCTGGGGCGATCAACGATACGCGTCTGATGCTGTTGACGCAACGTGAAACCGTTGCCGGTGGTGTTCCTCCGGTGACGCTGCACAGTGCGCTTACGATGAAGAAAGATCGGAGCACTATGTACAGCTGTGCACAGGACGGTCTGTATCAG GTTAGCGAATTCGTCTTCGAGTCCACGGAAGATGAGGCGGCCGGTACGACCACCGCCTGCTGGAAACACGTACGCGATCTGCCACGCTATGAGAATGACGAAAAGGAAATGCTACTTCAGCTGAAGCTCGACCAGAACGACCGCTTCCTGCTGGCCAGCACGGCCAACGGGTTTGTCGTGTGGGACTTTGCCACCGAGCAGGACGAAGAACCGATCTCGTCCGAAGCCATTTACCTCGCATTGCCACACGGCGTGCGCAACATTTCCACCAAGATGACGCAGTCGAACTCGGTGATGATCAGCTCGAAGGTGGACTACGCCGTGGCAGGAGTTCGGAAGAACCTGTACGTGTGGAGCGTCACGAGCCGGGCGCTGCTGAAGGTGCTGGATGCACACTTCGGTCGCATCATCCAGCTGGAGGCGCTGACGATCGGTGCGTGGAACAGCGTCATCACATCCAGCATCGATCGGTCGGTGAAGATCTggaacatcaacaacatcttCGAGCAGGTGCACGTCATCGATCGGCATGAGCTGCAGATCGATAGCATCAGTCTGTCGGAGAACGGTGAGCTGGCGGTAACGGTGACGCGCGGTTGCGTCGGTGTCTGGGAGATCCGCACCGGGCGGCTCCTCTCGAAGTTGGCCGACAGTCCGCTCGGGGCGATCGTGACCCACGCCGAGATCACCCCGAACGGCCGGTACATCGTGTCGTCGGAGACGGGCAAGATACTGGTGTGGAACCGGGTTACGGAGCAGGTCCTAGCCCGGGACACCCAGCCCGGCATACAGCAGATCAACTTCCTCGAGCACGGCGACAAGTATCTGACGGTGTCCTGCCCCCAAGCGGCCAGCGGCACCAGTGCCGGCGCTGGTGGTGGGGGTGCGGGAGTGGATGACCATGGAATTCAGGCGCACGCGATCGTCCGCAGTCTGCCGGACGGAGCGATCGTGTTCTCCTACGACTATCCGGTGCGGCTCGTTCCCGGCCTGCCGTTCCGCTGCGCGGTCATCTCGGCCGACGGCCAGCACATCCTGTGCGCCTCGACCGACAAGAACGGGAAGGACGCGATCGCCGTGTTCGGCGGGGCCAACGGCACCTTCCTGCACAAGATCTCGCTGCGGACGTGCAACATCAAGGAGATCGTGTCGCTGCTACCGCTGCCGCACAAGCCGACCCAGGTGGCGGTGCTGACCAACGAGAAGGGCAGCATCATGGACATCAAAACGAAGAAGCACGTCCGCTCGATCCCGAAGTGGAGCGGCACCTGCACCACCGACGGCAAGTTCGGCCTGTACGCACCGTCCCGCGGCGGACTGGAGCTGCTCGAGCTCAAGAAGGGCTCGACGGTCAAGACGTTCATCCCGAAGGTGGCCGAGGGCGTCTTCACGGTCATCTGCATGTTCACCTCGAACGACGAGTACGTGCTGTACTACCACAGCGGCCGGAAGACGCTGCGCGTGTTCCGCACCAACGACGCGGAGATGATCGCCAACTACCGGATGCAGGCGGAGCTGACGGCGATCCGGAGCACCTCGGACGGGCGCAGTCTCGTGCTCGGCACGGTCGACGGCTGCATTTCCGTGCTGGCGATCGCCGACCCCAAGAAGGAGGAGATGCAGCAGTTCCTCAAGGACCTGCCGTCGCGCGATGCAAAC TGGAAGAAAAAGCTGGCGAAACAGAAAGCCTCCGCTCGGTTCAAGGCGGCCATGCGCTTGGCGTCCATCTCGACCCGATTCGGAACGccgatcgacgacgacgatgacgaggaggacgacgaggCGGCACAAAACGCCGCTGGCACTGGCAGCAAGGTTACACCGTCCGAGGGAACGCCGGAACCGGCAGCGGCCGATGGAgagcaaaagtaa
- the LOC131266263 gene encoding ras/Rap GTPase-activating protein SynGAP-like — SIQWSWLLNGFVPIFVILLSRRTKRSPDALESQLVSAFRAATLPDTETLDLRQPPSPLSPGLDPHGQHHHHHPHHHHQAAPPLSHADYSRKRAHRHVSDLPGFFPSGHGADLGGPGGKKAKFSAAAAAAAAANYYDNAYLSFEKSLRGAFGTAGSEGLDGPGGLGVVGLDPYGGGGGAGGGPIGGGHHLLSPINYTLTAEAINRRIRSTLGLDDPMDPLGKGSPTEGEVCCQGGGGGGPGGQGVPSPDWLVGRRPALADTRPYTHSPIPPASAYEEHKFSPFSPAGNAGTLHDDNNNVDKKTFVE, encoded by the coding sequence TCAATCCAGTGGTCATGGCTTTTAAATGGGTTTGTGCCGATCTTTGTTATTCTCTTATCTCGCCGCACGAAACGCAGTCCGGACGCTCTGGAAAGTCAGCTCGTATCGGCGTTCCGGGCGGCCACCCTTCCCGACACCGAAACGCTGGACCTCCGCCAACCACCGTCCCCACTTTCACCCGGCCTTGATCCCCACGGtcaacaccatcatcaccatcctcatcatcaccaccaggCGGCTCCACCGTTGTCCCATGCGGACTATTCGCGCAAACGAGCGCATCGCCACGTTTCGGATCTGCCCGGGTTCTTCCCCAGCGGACACGGCGCGGACCTGGGTGGCCCCGGGGGCAAGAAGGCCAAGTTTTCCGCCGCAGCAGCGGCTGCCGCGGCTGCCAACTACTACGACAATGCATATCTTTCGTTCGAGAAGAGTCTCCGTGGAGCGTTCGGGACGGCGGGTTCCGAGGGCCTCGATGGCCCGGGCGGCCTCGGAGTGGTCGGTCTCGATCCGTACGGTGGTGGAGGGGGTGCTGGGGGAGGACCCATTGGTGGCGGACATCATCTGCTGTCACCGATCAACTACACGCTCACGGCCGAAGCCATCAATCGACGCATCCGGAGTACGCTCGGGTTGGACGATCCGATGGATCCGCTGGGTAAGGGCTCGCCGACGGAAGGGGAGGTGTGCTGCCagggtggcggcggtggtggtccTGGTGGCCAGGGTGTACCCAGCCCGGACTGGCTCGTGGGTAGACGGCCGGCGCTGGCGGACACTCGCCCCTACACCCACAGCCCCATCCCTCCGGCCAGCGCGTACGAGGAGCACaagttttccccattttctccCGCCGGAAATGCAGGCACGCTGCacgacgacaacaacaacgtGGACAAGAAGACGTTTGTCGAATAG